A genomic stretch from Larimichthys crocea isolate SSNF chromosome XXII, L_crocea_2.0, whole genome shotgun sequence includes:
- the LOC113744395 gene encoding histone H2B 3-like has product MPGEPGKAPKKGSKKAVSKATKTGKKRRKTRKESYAIYVYKVLKQVHPDTGISSKAMGIMNSFVSDIFERIAGEASRLAHYNKRSTITSREIQTAVRLLLPGELAKHAVSEGTKAVTKYTSSK; this is encoded by the coding sequence AGAAGGGCTCTAAGAAAGCCGTTTCTAAAGCCACCAAGACCggcaagaagaggagaaagaccAGGAAGGAGAGCTATGCCATCTACGTGTACAAAGTCCTCAAGCAGGTCCACCCAGACACCGGTATCTCATCCAAGGCTATGGGGATCATGAACTCTTTCGTGAGCGACATCTTCGAGCGTATCGCCGGTGAGGCCTCCCGTCTGGCTCACTACAACAAGCGCTCCACCATCACCTCCAGGGAGATCCAGACCGCTGTCCGCCTGCTCCTTCCCGGCGAGCTGGCTAAACACGCCGTGTCTGAGGGCACCAAGGCTGTCACCAAGTACACCAGCTCCAAGTAA
- the LOC113744394 gene encoding histone H2A-like, with product MSGRGKGGGKVKAKAKSRSSRAGLQFPVGRVHRLLRKGNYAQRVGAGAPVYLAAVLEYLTAEILELAGNAARDNKKTRIIPRHLQLAVRNDEELNKLLGGVTIAQGGVLPNIQAVLLPKKTEKPAKAK from the coding sequence ATGTCTGGAAGAGGAAAGGGAGGTGGAAAAGTGAAAGCTAAGGCTAAGAGCCGTTCATCTCGTGCTGGGCTTCAGTTCCCAGTGGGTCGTGTTCATAGGCTGCTCAGGAAGGGAAACTATGCCCAGCGTGTCGGCGCCGGAGCTCCCGTCTACCTGGCTGCAGTGCTCGAGTACTTGACCGCTGAGATCCTGGAGTTGGCCGGCAACGCTGCCCGCGACAACAAGAAGACCAGGATCATCCCCCGTCACTTGCAGCTGGCTGTCCGCAACGACGAGGAGCTCAACAAGCTGCTCGGCGGAGTCACCATCGCTCAGGGTGGTGTGCTGCCCAACATCCAGGCTGTCCTGCTGCCCAAGAAGACCGAGAAGCCCGCCAAGGCCAAGTAA